In Hoplias malabaricus isolate fHopMal1 chromosome 6, fHopMal1.hap1, whole genome shotgun sequence, a single window of DNA contains:
- the si:ch211-288g17.3 gene encoding chromosomal protein D1: MEVEQKDGSDKSSPTGNPAKRGRGRPKGSKKKIIPVTEVAHNARTTKQVDFFSPDTVLNVKVKKRGRPKKIRMPGRPRKIPLTAKEEADRILRLSMQRKRRLSKPLGRPRIHPLVDLPTEKRGRGRPRKYESMGRGSSQNGTVSRKLKKHLKRISEFGEATTRKRGRPQGSFKKKHSPLSVSGPAKMATQETPGKRGRPPGSGTKISARHELTGPPRKRGRPPGSGAKHKVITQKADGAPRKRGRPRGSGLKIKFVSRETDGIPRKRGRPPSSVTRLKVPTSGTPRKRGRPPGTGKAKSVAKQTDDSDLSGSSAITTSSLPRKRGRPSKASLAEASAVVKTEEERGVVIEATLPKRPRISNSGEEAGTVADVEDQKTSENDFQQAEGVGGVEKSPVQEGLVNESNNRKGASSRVAVKSQKKK; the protein is encoded by the coding sequence ATGGAAGTTGAACAGAAGGATGGATCTGATAAGTCTTCGCCCACTGGTAATCCTGCCAAACGTGGTAGGGGTAGACCTAAAGGATCAAAGAAAAAGATAATTCCTGTGACAGAAGTTGCACACAATGCCAGGACAACAAAACAAGTGGATTTTTTTTCACCTGATACAGTTCTAAATGTGAAAGTGAAGAAGCGTGGTCGTCCTAAGAAGATAAGAATGCCAGGACGGCCAAGAAAAATCCCTCTCACTGCAAAAGAGGAAGCAGACAGAATTTTAAGGCTGAGCATGCAAAGGAAAAGAAGGCTTTCTAAGCCTCTTGGGAGACCACGCATTCATCCTCTTGTAGATCTCCCAACAGAGAAAAGGGGAAGAGGGAGACCACGCAAATATGAATCCATGGGAAGAGGTTCTTCACAAAATGGCACTGTCAGTAGAAAACtgaagaaacatttaaaaaggaTCTCTGAGTTTGGTGAGGCAACAACTCGAAAGAGGGGAAGGCCACAAGGTTCATTTAAGAAGAAACACAGTCCTCTGTCAGTTTCAGGTCCAGCAAAAATGGCAACTCAAGAAACTCCTGGAAAGAGAGGACGACCACCAGGTTCTGGAACAAAGATATCAGCTAGGCATGAACTGACCGGACCTCCTCGAAAAAGGGGAAGGCCACCAGGTTCTGGAGCAAAACATAAGGTCATAACACAGAAAGCAGATGGAGCTCCTAGAAAGAGAGGACGACCCAGGGGATCTGGGTTGAAGATAAAGTTTGTATCCCGGGAGACAGATGGAATTCCTCGAAAAAGGGGGCGGCCCCCAAGTTCAGTAACTAGGTTGAAAGTGCCAACAAGTGGAACCCCACGAAAGAGGGGACGACCTCCAGGTACTGGAAAGGCCAAGAGTGTAGCAAAGCAGACTGATGACAGTGATCTCAGTGGCAGCAGTGCTATTACTACCAGTAGCCTACCTCGTAAGAGGGGTCGTCCTAGTAAGGCAAGCCTGGCTGAGGCCTCTGCAGTGGTTAAAACCGAGGAAGAACGGGGTGTGGTGATTGAGGCAACCTTACCTAAACGACCCCGTATCTCAAATTCAGGTGAGGAGGCAGGCACAGTGGCAGATGTTGAAGATCAAAAGACCAGTGAGAATGATTTTCAGCAGGCTGAAGGAGTGGGTGGGGTGGAAAAATCTCCAGTTCAAGAGGGTCTTGTTAATGAAAGTAACAACAGAAAGGGTGCTTCATCAAGGGTAGCAGTTAAATCCCAAAAAAAGAAGTAA